A window of the Phalacrocorax aristotelis chromosome 9, bGulAri2.1, whole genome shotgun sequence genome harbors these coding sequences:
- the THBS1 gene encoding thrombospondin-1, with translation MGEAAVLLLLLFVLGASEAKRTAESRTDDNSVFDLFELIGFIRKGAGRRAPGVHLVKGPESSSPAYRIEDASRIPPVPDSKFQDLLDAIHAEKGFILLATLRQAKKSRGTLLSVEQKDGSGHVFSLVSNGKAGTLDLSLSGDGKQQLVSVEDALLATGHWKNITLFVQEDRAQLYVGCEKMENAELDIPIQNIFTKDLASSARLRVAKGGVNDNFQGLLQNVRFVFGTTLETILRNKGCSSSTSAIITLDNPINGSSPAIRTNYIGHKTKDIQAVCGFSCDELTNMFVELQGLRSMVTTLQDRVRKVTEENELIAKVVQITPGVCIHNGILHKNKEEWTIDSCTECTCQNSATICRKVSCPLMPCSNATVPDGECCPRCWPSDYADDGWSPWSEWTSCSVTCGNGIQQRGRSCDSLNNRCEGSSVQTRTCHLQECDKRFKQDGGWSHWSPWSSCSVTCGTGIITRIRLCNSPVPQLNGKPCEGEARENKPCQKDPCPINGNWGPWSPWDACTVTCGGGLQKRSRLCNNPEPQYGGKTCVGEARGTQVCNKQDCPIDGCLSNPCFAGTTCTSSPDGSWKCGTCPAGYHGDGVHCQDIDECKEVQDACFVFNGVHRCENTEPGYNCLPCPPRFTGSQPFGRSVEDAMANKQVCKPRNPCTDGTHDCNKNAKCNYLGHFSDPMYRCECKPGYAGNGIICGEDTDLDGWPNENLVCVANATYHCKKDNCPNLPNSGQEDYDKDGIGDACDSDDDDDGIPDDRDNCPFIYNPQQYDYDRDDVGDRCDNCPYNHNPDQTDTDNNGEGDACAVDIDGDGVLNERDNCQYVYNVDQRDTDLDGVGDQCDNCPLEHNPDQEDADSDRIGDQCDNNQDIDEDGHQNNLDNCPYVPNANQADHDKDGKGDACDHDDDNDGIPDDKDNCRLVANPDQADSDGDGRGDACKDDFDQDSVPDIDDICPENVDISETDFRKFQMIPLDPKGTSQNDPNWVVRHQGKELVQTVNCDPGLAVGFDEFNAVDFSGTFFINTERDDDYAGFVFGYQSSSRFYVVMWKQITQSYWDSTPTKAQGYSGLSIKVVNSTTGPGEHLRNALWHTGNTPGQVRTLWHDPRHIGWKDFTAYRWRLSHRPKTGYIRVVMYEGKKIMADSGPIYDKTYAGGRLGLFVFSQEMVFFSDLKYECRDP, from the exons ATGGGGGAAGCGgctgttctcctcctcctcctcttcgtGCTCGGCGCCTCGGAGGCCAAGCGCACGGCAG AGTCCAGGACCGATGATAACAGCGTCTTTGATCTCTTTGAACTCATTGGTTTCATTCGGAAGGGAGCTGGGCGTCGGGCACCTGGGGTGCACCTGGTGAAGGGACCAGAATCCTCCAGCCCTGCTTATCGCATTGAAGACGCCAGTCGCATCCCTCCTGTCCCTGACTCCAAGTTCCAAGACTTATTAGATGCCATCCATGCTGAGAAGGGCTTCATCCTCCTGGCCACTCTCCGGCAAGCCAAGAAGAGTAGAGGCACACTACTATCTGTGGAACAGAAAGATGGCTCTGGTCATGTCTTCAGTTTAGTATCAAATGGCAAGGCAGGCACCCTGGACCTGAGCCTTTCTGGTGATGGCAAGCAGCAGTTGGTGTCAGTAGAGGATGCCTTGCTAGCTACAGGACACTGGAAGAATATTACCCTGTTTGTACAGGAGGACCGGGCTCAGCTATATGTGGGGTGTGAGAAAATGGAGAATGCTGAACTAGACATCCCCATCCAGAACATCTTCACTAAGGACCTGGCCAGCAGTGCCAGGCTCCGTGTTGCCAAAGGGGGAGTCAATGACAATTTCCAG GGACTGCTGCAGAATGTGCGGTTTGTGTTTGGAACAACTCTGGAAACTATCCTGAGGAACAAAGGCTGCTCCAGCT CCACTAGTGCAATCATTACTTTGGACAACCCCATCAATGGCTCCAGCCCAGCTATCCGCACTAATTATATCGGCCATAAAACAAAGGACATCCAAGCAGTCTGTGGTTTTTCCTGTGATGAACTAACAAATATGTTTGTGGAACTGCAAGGGCTCCGGTCCATGGTTACAACACTTCAAGACAGAGTTCGCAAAGTG actgaagaaaatgaactcatTGCCAAAGTGGTCCAGATCACTCCTGGAGTATGCATTCATAATGGAATCttgcacaaaaataaagaagagtGGACTATTGACAGCTGCACTGAATGTACCTGCCAG AACTCTGCCACTATATGTCGGAAAGTGTCCTGTCCTCTCATGCCTTGTTCCAATGCCACTGTGCCTGATGGGGAGTGCTGCCCCCGATGTTGGC CTAGCGACTATGCAGATGATGGATGGTCTCCTTGGTCTGAATGGACTTCATGTTCTGTGACCTGTGGGAATGGGATTCAGCAGAGAGGGCGGTCCTGTGACAGTCTCAATAACCGCTGTGAAGGATCTTCTGTACAGACTCGGACTTGCCACCTTCAAGAGTGTGATAAGAGAT TTAAACAGGATGGTGGCTGGAGTCACTGGTCACCATGGTCATCGTGTTCTGTCACTTGTGGCACGGGCATCATCACTAGAATTCGTCTCTGCAATTCTCCAGTACCACAACTGAATGGCAAACCTTGTGAGGGTGaggcaagagaaaacaaaccctGCCAGAAAGATCCTTGCCCAA TTAATGGCAATTGGGGACCATGGTCTCCATGGGATGCTTGCACAGTGACATGTGGAGGAGGACTTCAAAAACGTAGCCGTCTCTGCAATAATCCTGAGCCACAGTACGGTGGGAAGACTTGTGTAGGTGAAGCCAGAGGGACTCAGGTCTGCAATAAACAGGACTGTCCAATTG ATGGGTGCCTGTCTAATCCCTGCTTTGCAGGGACTACATGTACCAGCTCCCCTGATGGTTCCTGGAAGTGTGGCACCTGTCCTGCTGGCTACCATGGTGATGGTGTTCACTGCCAAGATATTGATGAG TGCAAAGAGGTTCAAGATGCCTGCTTTGTCTTCAATGGAGTGCACAGGTGTGAGAACACTGAACCCGGCTACAACTGTCTGCCATGTCCACCACGTTTCACTGGTTCACAGCCATTTGGTCGCAGTGTTGAGGATGCCATGGCTAACAAACAG GTCTGCAAGCCACGTAATCCCTGCACAGATGGAACACATGACTGCAACAAGAATGCCAAATGTAATTACCTTGGCCACTTCAGTGACCCCATGTATCGCTGTGAATGTAAACCAGGCTATGCTGGCAATGGCATAATCTGTGGAGAAGACACTGACTTGGATGGATGGCCAAATGAGAACCTTGTTTGTGTTGCCAATGCCACTTACCACTGTAAAAAA GATAACTGCCCTAATCTGCCCAACTCTGGGCAGGAAGACTATGACAAGGATGGGATTGGTGATGCCTGTGACAgcgatgatgatgatgatggtatTCCTGATGACCGG GACAACTGTCCATTCATCTACAACCCCCAGCAGTACGATTATGACAGGGATGATGTTGGAGACCGCTGTGATAACTGCCCCTATAATCACAATCCTGATCAAACTGACACTGACAACAATGGAGAAGGAGATGCATGTGCAGTGGATATTGATGGAGATG GGGTCCTTAATGAAAGGGACAACTGCCAATATGTCTACAATGTAGACCAGAGAGATACAGACTTGGATGGTGTTGGAGATCAGTGTGATAACTGTCCGCTGGAACACAATCCTGACCAG gAAGATGCTGATTCTGACCGCATAGGTGATCAGTGTGACAACAACCAGGACATAGATGAAGACGGCCATCAAAATAATCTTGATAACTGCCCCTATGTGCCCAATGCCAATCAAGCAGACCATGACAAGGATGGAAAAGGTGACGCCTGTGACCACGATGATGATAATGATGGTATCCCTGATGACAAAGATAACTGCAGATTGGTTGCCAACCCTGATCAAGCTGATTCTGATG GTGATGGACGTGGAGATGCTTGCAAAGATGACTTTGACCAAGACAGTGTGCCAGACATTGATGATATCTGCCCTGAAAATGTGGACATCAGTGAGACTGACTTCCGAAAATTTCAGATGATTCCCCTGGATCCCAAAGGAACATCCCAAAATGATCCAAACTGGGTTGTTCGTCACCAGGGTAAAGAGCTGGTTCAGACAGTCAACTGTGACCCTGGCCTTGCAGTTG GTTTTGATGAATTCAATGCTGTGGACTTCAGTGGCACCTTCTTCATCAATACAGAAAGGGATGATGATTATGCTGGCTTTGTGTTTGGCTACCAATCTAGCAGTCGCTTCTATGTTGTCATGTGGAAACAGATCACCCAGTCCTACTGGGACTCAACGCCAACCAAAGCTCAAGGCTACTCAGGCCTCTCCATCAAAGTTGTGAATTCCACCACCGGTCCAGGAGAACACCTTCGTAATGCTCTGTGGCACACAGGCAACACTCCTGGCCAG GTGAGAACTTTGTGGCATGACCCTCGTCACATAGGCTGGAAAGACTTCACTGCATACAGATGGCGTCTTAGCCATAGACCAAAGACTGGTTACATCAG GGTTGTAATGtatgaagggaagaaaatcatGGCAGACTCAGGACCAATCTACGATAAAACCTATGCTGGCGGCCGGCTAGGATTATTTGTCTTCTCTCAAGAAATGGTGTTCTTCTCGGATCTTAAATATGAATGCAGAG atcCATAA